A genomic region of Drosophila kikkawai strain 14028-0561.14 chromosome X, DkikHiC1v2, whole genome shotgun sequence contains the following coding sequences:
- the LOC108080016 gene encoding uncharacterized protein encodes MAKKCCCSECESKIAYWEAKLRDSRNQEGDQEWAKERKLPSNKRFVDKRKSIEISDKKLGGCKCDKQKSVEISESSELEDSVQGLGFVDLYRQRHQQKPHYEPVDASELYSIDHRGQGNKIPNKNPCKWEPFAKPFKFKDYKPRPSEETLAPLNLNQHSGSVSPLPLNKSYLRSIFRSPGPEEPRQSRPMGRVHKWTRLDRQFLRDNGVPIPSPKLTERSPFQTRYGPKSSTQFSPRFHPRQTIPSESSDACLARCSKKSTEKESEQFLEPPTELIDPSESRVHCCDDSLDDEIVCNSGKNCEVDYRNTRMQGGALNLCPWMRKPVQSRYKMGSSSRIHFKPKSECAEPNTLTKRSSFKWKVFSRKPQVGEDPLLETLLSSRSLVYSHSSGSQRQGQDPTSFSTTTLDMPASESCLALDLTLELASSRPSGMKPDYCCSRGLRLPSLDSNYTFTKIWRAAHYGSATSPTGGLYSQVDKLKFRTIDRLDAGFSMVPLFEGSKEETRERVRYFAIEFDMLSTEERLKDTELRFRQLRKLQDTSDKTYRKYYQDHKPVPRPVPINGTLYCCPIGGMCCPPVTNETILGHKMRYHLHERGLELREIFSGDRLLLIFNPRSYALGRNSCMSAMAYAGVYNDPSTLPGRRFMPTRNRQLPCAFAQYSEHLPLFVMVCRNRWSTVEGGRKGYSEWSTECLSERNDVLTFWVVTVDLALPVHVIMTVLNRRMDATRSCVMKARPLHKTQNCLKIMRSSTHYMQLCEQDLRILTSDDTEPIYLEISVKEFSGTLECKPPLEVKKT; translated from the exons atggcCAAGAAGTGCTGCTGTTCAGAGTGTGAGTCGAAGATCGCTTATTGGGAGGCCAAGCTCAGGGATAGTCGTAATCAAGAAGGGGACCAGGAATGGGCCAAAGAACGAAAGTTGCCATCAA ATAAAAGATTCGTGGATAAAAGAAAGTCGATTGAGATCTCCGATAAAAAATTAGGGGGCTGCAAGTGTGATAAACAAAAGTCGGTCGAGATTTCCGAATCCTCCGAATTGGAGGACTCTGTTCAGGGGCTTGGTTTTGTTGATCTCTATCGACAGCGACATCAGCAAAAGCCTCACTACGAGCCTGTGGATGCCTCGGAGCTGTACTCCATAGATCACAGGGGTCAGGGTAATAAAATTCCTAATAAAAACCCATGCAAATGGGAACCTTTTGCAAAGCCCTTCAAATTCAAAGATTATAAGCCAAGACCTTCGGAGGAGACACTGGCTCCCTTGAACTTGAATCAG CATTCAGGCTCTGTCTCTCCCTTGCCCTTAAATAAAAGCTATCTAAGGTCTATATTTCGATCGCCAGGCCCTGAGGAGCCCAGGCAAAGTCGGCCCATGGGAAGGGTTCATAAATGGACTCGATTGGATAGACAATTTCTAAGAGACAACGGGGTTCCCATACCCTCCCCAAAACTAACAGAACGGAGTCCATTCCAAACCCGTTATGGTCCCAAGTCCTCAACCCAATTTTCTCCTCGCTTTCATCCCCGCCAGACGATCCCATCCGAAAGCTCCGATGCCTGCCTAGCTCGGTGCTCGAAAAAATCAACCGAAAAAGAATCCGAACAGTTCTTAGAACCGCCAACCGAACTGATAGATCCATCCGAATCCCGAGTCCACTGTTGCGACGATTCTCTTGATGATGAAATCGTTTGCAACAGTGGAAAAAATTGCGAGGTGGACTATCGGAACACTAGGATGCAGGGCGGAGCCTTAAATTTGTGCCCTTGGATGCGAAAGCCTGTGCAGTCGCGCTACAAAATGGGCAGTTCTAGCAGGATTCACTTCAAGCCGAAGAGTGAATGCGCTGAGCCAAATACACTAACCAAACGGTCCTCCTTCAAGTGGAAGGTCTTCTCTAGAAAACCACAGGTCGGCGAAGATCCCCTCCTGGAGACGCTTTTATCGTCCAGAAGTTTGGTTTATTCACACAGCAGTGGTAGCCAGAGGCAGGGGCAGGATCCAACATCCTTTTCCACGACAACCCTTGATATGCCAGCAAGCGAGTCCTGTCTGGCCCTAGATCTGACTTTGGAGTTGGCCAGCAGCCGCCCATCGGGAATGAAGCCAGATTATTGCTGCTCCAGAGGACTGCGGCTGCCATCGCTGGACTCCAATTATACATTCACAAAGATCTGGCGGGCAGCACATTACGGGAGCGCAACTAGTCCTACGGGCGGCCTCTACTCTCAGGTGGACAAGCTCAAGTTTCGGACAATAGACCGGCTAGATGCTGGCTTCTCGATGGTGCCGCTCTTTGAGGGATCCAAAGAGGAAACCCGCGAGCGGGTCCGCTACTTTGCTATCGAGTTCGATATGCTCAGCACTGAGGAGCGGCTGAAAGACACTGAGCTAAGGTTTCGCCAACTTCGTAAGCTGCAGGACACATCGGACAAGACGTATCGAAAGTACTACCAGGATCACAAGCCCGTCCCAAGACCGGTGCCAATCAATGGGACCCTGTACTGCTGCCCAATAGGCGGCATGTGCTGTCCGCCGGTAACGAACGAGACTATCCTGGGCCACAAGATGAGATACCACCTCCACGAGCGTGGTCTAGAGCTGCGGGAGATCTTCTCCGGCGACCGCCTGCTGCTCATCTTTAATCCGCGATCCTACGCCCTTGGGCGGAACTCATGCATGTCGGCGATGGCGTATGCGGGCGTCTACAACGACCCCTCCACGTTGCCGGGTAGGCGGTTCATGCCCACCCGGAATAGGCAATTGCCGTGCGCCTTTGCCCAGTACTCGGAGCACCTGCCCCTCTTCGTAATGGTCTGCCGGAACCGATGGAGCACCGTCGAGGGCGGCCGAAAGGGGTACAGCGAGTGGAGCACTGAATGTCTTTCGGAACGGAATGATGTCCTGACCTTCTGGGTGGTGACCGTGGACCTAGCCCTGCCGGTGCATGTGATAATGACCGTACTGAATCGCCGCATGGATGCAACCAGAAGCTGTGTGATGAAGGCGCGTCCGTTGCACAAGACGCAAAACTGCCTGAAGATTATGCGCTCCAGTACTCACTACATGCAGCTCTGCGAACAGGATCTGCGTATCCTTACCAGCGATGACACGGAGCCGATCTACCTGGAGATATCCGTGAAGGAGTTTTCGGGCACACTCGAATGCAAGCCACCGTTGGAAGTTAAGAAAACTTAA